The genome window ATCTCAGGGATATTTGTATCTCTATGTTGTATGTTACGTAAAACGACCCTCTCTCGATTTATCTTCCTCCTGGCAACTCCCACCTCACATTAAAATATGCACATATTAGTTTAGGACACATTCTCTCCTAGCAATACAGCATTCAACACTGTAGAAGTAGGAGATTGTTCCACAGTCACATAGATCACAACTTCAAACTTTCAACAGCCATCTGGTTCATATGATTCAATCAAAACTAGGGACTCTCCGCAAGGGAATCCAACAAGGCCAAATCAAGGATTTCCTAACAATCTCACATTCTAaaaaatggggaaaaaaaaacctaagCACATATCTCCCCCTGGTAATCTTAGAATTTGACATAATCCTTTTTACTCCGATAACAACAACACTGACAATAGCACAAGTAGAGAATTCACATCAAATCAACACCACTGCATCAAAAAAAGCTACCTCCCTTCGCAATTACCTAAGTCGAAGAACAAAAATTAATATCTCAAACCATTGCATCTAATTAGCATCAAAATTATCGAACAAAGCTCACCTCTACGGTAAATCCTGCACAGAAAAACAATATGGAATAACTCGAAAGAGAACGATACCTTTCATTTCGATTGAGCCGAGCCCCGAAATAGAACGCAACGGAGAGAAGCCAAGAATCACTATGCACGGCCACAAGCGAGAGCCAATCCTTGCGATTCATCCCATCCCTCGCGAAATTGATACCGAGCGCCGGCTCAGGGAGCTCGGGGGGCACCTCCTCCGCCGGTAGGGTTACCTCCCACGAGTCGTCGGCGTGGCCGTACAAGCATAGGTTCTCCTTCTCTGTCCCACGTCCAAGCACCAaaagccaccaaaatccaacACGTAAATCACCAAAAACCTAAAAAATAACCAAATATTCGATGAAATGGGGAGCAAAAGAGCACGGATCTGGGACCTGGATCGCACTGGCCATAGAACTCGTCCACAtctgagaggagagagagggagagaggaggcgTCAGAGAGGtctcgagagagagaaagagctccataatagagagaaagagagagggaggagaccGTGGGTGAGGGCTCGGACGATGCCGGTGCGGCGGCCGCTGAAGTCCTTGAAGATCTCCTCGACGGAGCGAGGGGTGGAGGAGATCGAGCCCACTTCCATGGCGGAGGCGACGAAGAGATCGGAGGAGGGGAGAGATCCCCCGCTACCAAGAGAGCTCgctcggagaagaagaagaagaagaagaagaagaaccagAAGTGGAGGAGACGGAGAACGAACGTATGTATGCGGGGTCGAGAGAAGAGTTTATGATCGATAAAACTAAatattgaaaaggaaaaaattaatgaaaaagtaAAGAATAAGGTAAATTTTTGGTAAAACGTACTAATActaccccctcaactataggataTTTCCCAAATTAGCTCCCCTAGTTTACTTTTGTTAAAATTGGATATTGTTTTAACTTCCTAAGGAAGTACTAACTagttaaattagaaatttataaaatttaaatagttctaTCAGCTATTAATCCGTACTTTTTGttagttcttttttttgggttaaattaaatataagaaaatcattaaatttgacTAAAACTTTggtcaaattttaaaaactgaaaaCAATAATGCTGAGGGAGCCATTTCAAAAAATTGTATAGCTGGGGGATATTAATACATATGTACCTAGAGAGATACCCTCAAAAGAGGGTCGATGAAGTAACGCGATGGCAGGGTCCATTAGACCAAAATTGTACCCAATGAATCGCGCTCGTGATCCGGTGCGGTCGAATCGAGTCACTTTCGTGGGTTCATCTAGTTGGTGCTTGTAATAAATATTGCCTGGGATTCAGCATAGAGATCTCTATGCGGGCGCCGGGGGGTCGGGGAACACCGGACGTCCGTATCAATGCAATGGCGTTGAATCCATTTGGAGTCCGATGTTAAGGGTGTTGGATGGGACCGCTAGTATTAGAAACTGCTGCTTAGACCCGGTCTAGCTAAGAAAAGGCCACAGCAGTACAACAGCAGTAGTTCTAACCGATTGTTAAAAGATTCACctcatctttctcttctttctctcactcgaccactcaatttctcttctttctctcaccTCAGGTGAGATTCTCAATTTGAtcccaatttctcttctttatcTCACTCAACCATTCATCTAAATTGATGAATAGATAAAAACTTACCGGCGTAAAAATTACTATACTTTTAATAACACAATaacccttccctctctctctctctctctctctctctctctctctatatatatatatatgagctttttttacaattagctctctgaaaaaaatttattttaaaaataacccggcaaatttaaatttacaaaaataacccTCCCCCTACCACGCAGGCTccacgtcagcgccatgcgGACCGAGCTAGATCAgatagttaagttaaacacggtgaaccattcattcaccgtgtttaaacacgaTAAATGATTCACTGTGTCcggagaaaagaaaggaaaagaaaaaaaatagtattataaaaaagataagTATGAAACATAGTGAATGAATGTTTGCTTAACGCCCCAACTCATCCACGTGGCGCTGATTTGACGCCTGCATGGCAAGATCAAggaccatttttgtaaatttagatttgttgaaattatttttaaaataatttttttccaaagggctaattgcaaaaaatgccctatatatatttattgcacTTAAACTAGATGATGGTTCACGGCAGGTGTAGTAATATCTTGGCAGACATGGTCCATGAAATAAATTCTCGTGAAAAGATCCGCCATTAGGCATAACGAGCCCCTGCTCACCCACCCAGCTCCTCAAATGGGGCCAATGATTACTCTTCATATCTTTTTAGCTTTTCGACCGTTATTACATTCCGTATAACACTCAAAACAGTCCCCTCCCTTATTGCTtaaacaaaaccaaaacaaaacaacACAAAAAAGCCCAAGGCGAAAATCCCAATTCCCAAGTACTTCCTAAACTCTctaaaaaaagaattacaatACATTGGATATGCCAAAAAAGATACATCtagaaaaaatgtaaaaatttcaGGTTAAAGATTTTGCTTCTGCTGCTCCAATATAACTAAcaggataaattttaattttactagaATAACTTGTTAGGGATATCGTCGAAAAGATCCAGTGAGAAGCACTTACCCATTTACCTTCGATTTGACAATGAAATTCTACGCGGGATTTTTAGTTTCATCCCCCTGTGCGCTAAAGAAAGTAGAGTTCGTAAGTAGAAAAGCGCGATTCGCATATCAATCTTTCCTGCACTAGATTGGCAGATAAACAGTGAACTGACAAAATAACAATGCTGGTGATCACGCAAACCGAAAACCAGCACATAGCAGCTAAGGAACTACTTGCACAGGTCAAAATTCGAGCTACTAACCAAATATTTCGAGTTAGAAGTAGAAAGCATTtgaaaaaatacataatttaagtATCTATTTCGAATTGAAGTAGAAAGCGTATGAAAAAACACATAATCTAAGTATCTACTAATCAAGATAACAATTGCTGGATACCTGCCTTCTGATCTGTCGTAAGTCTACTAGGGAATTTGATCTGAAATCTGATCCTCATGTTCCCTTTCTTAGACGGCTCCTTAGTGATCGGCATGCTTTCACCTTGCACAATTTCCTCATAATTGGGACTAATAATGGATCTGATTGGGATGGTTAGCGTTCGACCGTCGAGTGTTGTTACTTGGACGGTACAACCCGTGAGGGCCTCAACAAGAGAAACTTTCTGCGTGACGATCAAGTCGTTCCCGTCTCTTTTGAACACACCATGCGGTCTTTCGTCGATGATGAATACGAGATCCGAAGGTATTAAATTGCGCATTTCGTTGCCCTTCTCAGGAAAGGTGATCTTGGTACCCTTCTTCCAGCCTGGCTTAACATCAATTACTAAAATTTCCTCTACAGTTGTTGGCCTCCTGTAGAAAGACATTAGTGTCAATAGCGTAATACTACTTTCAGAAAGTGGAATATTTGGACAATCCGACTGCTCCAGCTATAATGATTTGTTACATGGTGCATATAAAGTTGAGTAAAACATATGATACTTTCAGGACCATCCAGATATTGCAGCTTGGCATCCAAACTATTAACCTAAAAACTTTTAGTCACTGAACTTTTTCCGTACATTATCCCTATAATGTTGTGATACAGTTCTGTTTCACTGCAGATATATATACGGTGATGAAAACCATTAGGCAGCAGAAAATAGCTGGTTATAACTGCCGCAACAAATGAGAACTACTGAAAAGATAATTGaggaaaaaaaccaaaaaaagaaaagacaaaggaaaaagaaaaaaactgtaGTGCTCAATTCCTTCCACCGAAGCAAAAATTTTGTAGATCTAGGATTTCCATATGTACAATCTAAACAATGCTGTCGGAGTTCACTCTTAAGTTCTAACGCAGAACGATGATATTTTTAGCAGTACAATAAGAGAGGTATTCGATATTCTATAATCTTTTGCCATGGTTTTCTCTCTATCTATTACACTGAACTCCAGCCAAAATCAGGGAAGAGCTGCTAACGGaagttcttttttcctttttttgtcaTAATCATCTGCAACCGCTAATATCTAGTTTACTAAAGCAttataaaacaatataaatCATATAAAGAAAAACAAGGACATAGACCGCAGATATGAGATGCATCTAATCCCATACTAAGCCTGCTATATATGTTTATGCTACCTAATAGAGCACACCAAGACCTTGTGAATGACTTAAAACTATTACCATTCCTCCATAAGAAAGATGAACGGacagttagatttttttttcccctccatAATTTCTTTGCCAACAGTTTCTGCAcacgtttaatttttttagtaaagaCAGTTTTTAGCTTCTTAACATATCACAATCTACAAATTTGCCTAGTATATCACAATTTACAAATTTGCGTATCACATTTTTTAATAGAGATATTTACATACATATACCTTACAATACAAAGACCTGAATTTCATGCATGCCCTTCAAAATCTTAGCTGCTCGCTATACCCTTGGACTTGTAGAAACCCCCCTGcgaaataactttttaaatgcaaaaaccAACTCCAACCACTATTGGATGACTCACCAACATAAATTGAGTATTTTCGTAAGAAACTACACTAAGAGTGAGTGAGAAATCAgatttgtaaattattatatatgtaatacATATATGTAAATTATTACATATGTATTTTCGTAATAATGATGTCTTTCCTCGCAGATCTGATCATTACCACTGGATGTTCGGTGTTTCAAATGCTTTGCAGCTTACCTCAGCCTATCGATACACAAAGATTAGAAAGGGAAGTTAAAACAAGCATTTTAGTGTTAGGGCAAAATTAAGTAGATGAAACATAGAGGTCACAGAATAACACTAAATGATATAGCCAAGATCATAATGGCACATATTACATCCATGATTTGAAAGCATGTACTAAAAGATCAAGCTGATGTAACTTTAGCCAAATGATAGAAAGTAATTAGAAATTTACATATCTGACAAAGAAACGAAAGGAACAAATTACCCGCATAAAAGCTTCAACAGAAAAGTAATATG of Ananas comosus cultivar F153 unplaced genomic scaffold, ASM154086v1, whole genome shotgun sequence contains these proteins:
- the LOC109705055 gene encoding PHD finger protein ALFIN-LIKE 2-like, with translation MEVGSISSTPRSVEEIFKDFSGRRTGIVRALTHDVDEFYGQCDPEKENLCLYGHADDSWEVTLPAEEVPPELPEPALGINFARDGMNRKDWLSLVAVHSDSWLLSVAFYFGARLNRNERYRSLSSYSILFFCAGFTVEVSFVR